A genomic window from Vitis riparia cultivar Riparia Gloire de Montpellier isolate 1030 chromosome 18, EGFV_Vit.rip_1.0, whole genome shotgun sequence includes:
- the LOC117905763 gene encoding uncharacterized protein LOC117905763, whose protein sequence is MARTFDKVDIHYVTQKSIRWSIVADHLASLPVSDGRATDDDFPDEDIAVVNSLSGWYMYFDGEANHSAYRIGTLLISLLGDHIPRSVRLAFPDRHPATNNIVEYKACILGLEIALELGIRQMEVFGDSNMVLRQIQGHWKTRDVKLRSYHAYSELLVGKFDDLSYTHLSRAQNQFVDALATLASMIDIPIDIVVRHLLIELRSVPTYCCLVDEAELDYGLPWYHDIYQFLRLGIYPEVIMTKDKRALR, encoded by the coding sequence ATGGCTCGTACTTTTGACAAAGTTgatattcattatgtcactcagaagtctaTCAGATGGAGCATTGTTGCAGATCACTTAGCCTCACTACCAGTTTCTGATGGTAGAGCGACtgatgatgactttcctgatgAGGATATCGCTGTAGTGAATAGTTTGTCAGGTTGGtacatgtactttgatggtgagGCCAACCATTCTGCATACAGGATAGGTACTCTCCTGATATCCCTTCTTGGTGACCACATTCCTAGATCTGTTCGTTTAGCATTCCCTGATCGACACCCTGCCAcgaacaatattgttgagtataaggcttgtatcttgggattgGAGATAGCTCTtgagctcgggattagacagatggaggtgtttggtgactctaaTATGGTATTGAGGCAGATTCAGGGCCattggaagactagagatgtgaagcttaggtcTTACCATGCATACTCAGAGCTACTGGTTGggaaatttgatgatttgagttATACACATCTGTCTAGAGCGCAAAACCAGTTTGTTGATGCtttagctactctagcttccatgattgatattcctATTGATATTGTTGTTCGCCATTTACTGATTGAGTTAAGATCAGTTCCTACCTATTGTTGCTTGGTTGATGAGGCAGAGTTAGATTatggtttgccttggtaccaCGACATATATCAGTTTTTGAGACTTGGCATATATCCTGAGGTCATCATGACCAAGGACAAAAGAGCATTGAGATAG